Proteins from a single region of Chanodichthys erythropterus isolate Z2021 chromosome 13, ASM2448905v1, whole genome shotgun sequence:
- the LOC137035041 gene encoding myosin heavy chain, fast skeletal muscle-like, translating into MSTDAEMAIYGKAAIYLRKPEKERIEAQSKPFDAKTACYVADAKELYLKATIKSKDGGKVTVELLDTKEERVAKEEDVHPMNPPKFDKIEDMAMMTHLNEASVLYNLKERYAAWMIYTYSGLFCATVNPYKWLPVYDAEVVTAYRGKKRMEAPPHIFSVSDNAYQFMLTDRENQSVLITGESGAGKTVNTKRVIQYFATVAVSGGGDKKKESSSKMKGSLEDQIIAANPLLEAYGNAKTVRNDNSSRFGKFIRIHFGTSGKLSSADIETYLLEKSRVTFQLPDERGYHIFYQMMTNHKPELIEMTLITTNPYDFPMCSQGQITVASIDDKEELVATDTAIDILGFSGEEKMGIYKFTGAVLHHGNMKFKQKQREEQAEPDGTEEADKVAYLLGLNSADMLKALCYPRVKVGNEFVTKGQTVPQVYNSVSALAKSIYERMFLWMVIRINQMLDTKQQRNFFIGVLDIAGFEIFDFNSMEQLCINFTNEKLQQFFNHHMFVLEQEEYKKEGIIWEFIDFGMDLAACIELIEKPMGIFSILEEECMFPKATDTSFKNKLYDQHLGKCNAFQKPKPAKGKAEAHFSLVHYAGTVDYNIAGWLDKNKDPLNESVLQLYQKSSVKLLATLYPPVVEESGGGKKGGKKKGGSMQTVSSQFRENLGKLMTNLRSTHPHFVRCLIPNESKTPGLMENFLVIHQLRCNGVLEGIRICRKGFPSRILYGDFKQRYKVLNASVIPEGQFIDNKKACEKLLGSIDIDHDQYRFGHTKVFFKAGLLGTLEEMRDEKLAALVTMTQALCRGYLMRREFVKMMERRESIYTIQYNIRSFMNVKHWPWMKVYYKIKPLLKSAETEKELATMKEDFAKCKEDLAKSEAKKKELEEKMVALLQEKNDLQLQVASESENLSDAEERCEGLIKSKIQLEAKLKETTERLEDEEEINAELTAKKRKLEDECSELKKDIDDLELTLAKVEKEKHATENKVKNLTEEMAAQDESIAKLTKEKKALQEAHQQTLDDLQAEEDKVNTLTKSKTKLEQQVDDLEGSLEQEKKLRMDLERAKRKLEGDLKLAQESIMDLENDKQQSEEKIKKKDFETSQLLSKIEDEQSLGAQLQKKIKELQARIEELEEEIEAERAARAKVEKQRADLSRELEEISERLEEAGGATAAQIEMNKKREAEFQKLRRDLEESTLQHEATAAALRKKQADSVAELGEQIDNLQRVKQKLEKEKSEYKMEIDDLSSNMEAVAKAKANLEKMCRTLEDQLSEIKSKNDENIRQMNDLSAQRARLQTENGEFGRQLEEKEALVSQLTRGKQAFTQQIEELKRHIEEEVKAKNALAHAVQSARHDCDLLREQFEEEQEAKAELQRGMSKANSEVAQWRTKYETDAIQRTEELEESKKKLAQRLQEAEEQIEAVNSKCASLEKTKQRLQAEVEDLMIDVERANGLAANLDKKQRNFDKVLAEWKQKYEEGQAELEGAQKEARSLSTELFKMKNSYEESLDQLETLKRENKNLQQEISDLTEQLGETGKSIHELEKAKKTVETEKAEIQTALEEAEGTLEHEESKILRVQLELNQVKGEIDRKLAEKDEEMEQIKRNSQRVIESMQGTLDSEVRSRNDALRIKKKMEGDLNEMEVQLSHANRQAAEAQKQLRNVQGQLKDAQLHLDDAVRGQEDMKEQVAMVERRNALMQSEIEELRAALEQTERSRKVAEQELVDASERVGLLHSQNTSLLNTKKKLEADLVQIQSEVDDTVQEARNAEEKAKKAITDAAMMAEELKKEQDTSAHLERMKKNLEVTVKDLQHRLDEAENLAMKGGKKQLQKLESRVRELEAEVEAEQRRGADAVKGVRKYERRVKELTYQTEEDKKNLNRLQDLVDKLQLKVKAYKRQAEEAEEQANTHLSKLRKVQHELEEAEERADIAESQVNKLRAKSRDAGKSKEAAE; encoded by the exons ATGAGTACGGACGCGGAGATGGCCATTTATGGCAAGGCTGCCATTTACCTTCGTAAGCCTGAGAAGGAGAGAATCGAGGCTCAGAGCAAACCATTTGATGCCAAGACTGCCTGCTATGTGGCTGATGCCAAAGAGTTGTACCTCAAGGCAACAATCAAGAGCAAAGATGGTGGCAAAGTCACAGTTGAATTGCTTGACACTAAGGAG GAGAGAGTTGCTAAGGAGGAAGATGTCCACCCAATGAATCCTCCCAAGTTTGACAAGATTGAGGACATGGCCATGATGACCCATCTCAATGAAGCCTCTGTGCTGTATAACCTCAAAGAGCGTTATGCTGCATGGATGATCTAC ACCTACTCTGGACTCTTCTGTGCGACTGTGAACCCCTACAAGTGGCTCCCAGTGTATGATGCAGAAGTGGTGACTGCTTACAGAGGCAAAAAGCGTATGGAGGCCCCACCCCACATCTTCTCTGTCTCTGACAACGCCTATCAGTTCATGCTGACTG ATAGAGAAAACCAGTCTGTCCTGATTAC TGGAGAATCTGGTGCTGGAAAGACTGTGAACACCAAACGTGTCATCCAGTACTTTGCCACAGTTGCAGTATCAGGTGGTGGTGACAAGAAGAAAGAGAGCTCCAGCAAAATGAAG GGCTCTCTTGAGGACCAGATCATTGCTGCCAACCCTCTGCTTGAGGCTTATGGTAATGCCAAGACTGTGAGAAATGACAACTCCTCTCGTTTT GGTAAATTTATCAGAATTCACTTCGGCACATCTGGAAAACTGTCTAGTGCTGACATTGAGACAT ATCTGCTGGAGAAGTCTAGAGTGACATTCCAGCTTCCAGATGAGAGAGGCTACCACATCTTCTACCAGATGATGACCAACCATAAGCCTGAGCTGATTG AAATGACGCTCATCACCACCAACCCCTATGACTTCCCCATGTGCAGTCAGGGTCAGATCACAGTGGCCAGCATTGATGATAAAGAGGAGCTGGTTGCTACTGAT ACTGCTATTGACATTCTGGGCTTCAGTGGTGAGGAGAAAATGGGCATCTACAAGTTCACTGGAGCTGTGCTTCATCATGGTAACATGAAGTTCAAGCAGAAGCAGCGTGAGGAGCAGGCTGAGCCTGACGGCACAGAGG aGGCTGACAAAGTTGCCTACCTTCTGGGTCTGAACTCTGCTGATATGCTGAAAGCTTTGTGCTACCCCAGAGTCAAGGTCGGAAATGAGTTTGTGACCAAAGGCCAGACCGTGCCACAG GTGTACAACTCTGTTAGTGCCTTGGCCAAATCTATCTATGAGAGGATGTTCTTGTGGATGGTCATTCGTATCAACCAGATGCTGGACACAAAACAGCAAAGAAATTTCTTCATTGGTGTGCTGGATATTGCTGGCTTTGAGATCTTTGAT TTCAACAGCATGGAGCAGCTGTGCATCAACTTCACCAATGAGAAACTGCAACAGTTTTTCAACCACCACATGTTTGTGCTGGAACAAGAGGAGTACAAGAAGGAGGGCATTATCTGGGAGTTCATTGACTTCGGCATGGACTTGGCTGCTTGCATTGAGCTCATTGAGAAG CCCATGGGTATCTTCTCCATCCTTGAAGAGGAGTGCATGTTCCCGAAGGCTACAGACACTTCCTTCAAGAACAAGCTGTATGATCAACATCTTGGCAAGTGCAATGCTTTCCAGAAACCAAAGCCTGCCAAAGGCAAGGCTGAAGCTCACTTCTCCCTGGTTCACTATGCCGGAACTGTGGACTACAACATTGCTGGCTGGTTGGACAAGAACAAGGATCCACTGAATGAATCTGTTCTGCAGCTGTACCAGAAGTCTTCTGTCAAACTGCTGGCTACTCTCTACCCACCTGTTGTTGAgg AGAGTGGTGGCGGAAAGAAGGGAggcaagaagaagggtggctcCATGCAGACTGTGTCTTCTCAGTTCAGA GAAAACTTGGGCAAGCTCATGACCAACTTGAGGAGTACTCACCCTCACTTTGTGCGCTGTCTGATTCCCAATGAGTCCAAGACTCCAG GTCTCATGGAGAACTTCCTGGTTATCCACCAGCTGAGGTGTAACGGTGTACTGGAGGGTATCAGAATCTGCAGAAAGGGCTTCCCCAGCAGAATCCTCTATGGTGACTTCAAGCAGAG ATACAAGGTGCTGAATGCCAGTGTTATCCCAGAGGGACAGTTTATTGATAACAAGAAGGCCTGTGAGAAACTCCTGGGATCCATCGACATTGATCATGACCAGTACAGATTTGGACACACAAAG GTGTTCTTCAAAGCTGGCCTTCTGGGTACTCTTGAGGAGATGCGTGATGAGAAACTGGCTGCTCTGGTCACAATGACTCAGGCTCTCTGCCGTGGATATCTGATGAGGAGGGAGTTTGTGAAGATGATGGAAAGGAG GGAGTCCATTTACACCATCCAATACAACATCCGCTCATTCATGAATGTCAAACACTGGCCATGGATGAAGGTTTATTACAAGATTAAGCCTCTGCTGAAGAGTGCTGAGACTGAGAAGGAGCTGGCAACCATGAAAGAGGACTTTGCGAAATGCAAAGAAGATCTTGCCAAGTCTGAAGCCAAAAAGAAGGAGCTTGAAGAGAAGATGGTAGCACTGCTGCAAGAGAAAAATGATCTGCAGCTGCAAGTAGCATCT GAATCTGAGAATCTCTCAGATGCTGAGGAGAGGTGTGAGGGTCTGATCAAGAGCAAAATCCAGCTTGAAGCTAAACTCAAAGAGACAACTGAGAGGCtggaggatgaggaagaaaTCAATGCTGAACTGACAGCCAAGAAGAGGAAACTGGAGGATGAGTGCTCtgagctgaagaaagacatTGATGACCTGGAGCTTACCTTGGCTAAAGTGGAGAAGGAGAAACATGCCACTGAGAATAAG GTCAAGAACTTGACTGAGGAAATGGCAGCTCAGGATGAGAGTATTGCCAAGCTTACGAAGGAGAAGAAAGCCCTCCAAGAGGCACATCAGCAGACACTGGATGATCTCCAGGCCGAGGAAGACAAAGTCAACACCCTGACCAAATCCAAGACAAAACTTGAGCAGCAAGTTGATGAT CTTGAGGGTTCCCTTGAACAAGAGAAGAAGCTCCGCATGGACCTGGAGAGAGCCAAGAGAAAGCTTGAAGGAGACCTGAAATTAGCCCAAGAGTCCATCATGGACCTGGAGAATGACAAGCAGCAATCTGaggagaaaataaaaaa GAAAGACTTTGAAACAAGCCAGCTGCTCAGCAAGATAGAAGATGAACAATCTCTGGGTGCTCAACTCCAAAAGAAGATCAAGGAGCTTCAG GCTCGCATTGAGGAACTGGAGGAAGAGATCGAGGCTGAGCGTGCTGCTCGTGCCAAGGTTGAGAAGCAGAGAGCTGATCTCTCCAGGGAACTTGAGGAGATCAGTGAGAGGCTTGAGGAGGCTGGAGGAGCCACTGCTGCTCAGATCGAGATGAATAAGAAGCGTGAAGCTGAATTCCAGAAGCTGCGTCGTGATCTTGAAGAGTCCACCCTCCAGCATGAAGCTACAGCTGCTGCCCTACGCAAGAAGCAGGCAGACAGTGTGGCCGAGCTGGGAGAGCAAATCGACAACCTGCAGCGTGTCAAGCAGAAGCTTGAGAAGGAGAAGAGTGAATACAAAATGGAGATTGATGATCTTTCCAGCAACATGGAAGCAGTTGCCAAAGCAAAG gCTAATCTTGAGAAGATGTGCCGCACACTTGAGGACCAACTTAGTGAAATTAAGTCCAAGAATGATGAGAACATTCGCCAGATGAATGACCTCAGCGCTCAAAGAGCAAGACTTCAAACTGAAAATG GTGAATTTGGCCGTCAGCTGGAGGAGAAGGAAGCTCTAGTTTCTCAGCTCACCAGAGGCAAACAAGCTTTCACTCAGCAAATTGAGGAGCTTAAGAGGCATATTGAAGAGGAGGTTAAG GCTAAGAACGCACTGGCCCATGCTGTACAATCAGCCCGCCATGACTGTGACCTGCTCCGTGAGCAGTTTGAGGAAGAGCAGGAGGCAAAGGCTGAGCTGCAGCGGGGAATGTCAAAGGCCAACAGCGAGGTTGCTCAATGGAGAACCAAATATGAAACTGATGCCATCCAGCGTACTGAGGAGCTTGAAGAGTCCAA GAAGAAGCTGGCTCAACGTCTGCAAGAGGCAGAGGAACAAATTGAGGCAGTGAACTCCAAATGTGCATCTCTTGAGAAGACCAAACAGAGACTCCAGGCTGAGGTGGAGGACCTCATGATTGATGTGGAGAGAGCCAATGGTTTGGCTGCTAACCTTGACAAGAAGCAGAGGAACTTTGACAAG GTCCTGGCAGAATGGAAGCAGAAATATGAGGAAGGTCAGGCAGAGCTGGAAGGTGCCCAGAAAGAGGCTCGTTCACTCAGTACTGAACTGTTCAAGATGAAGAACTCCTATGAGGAGAGTCTGGACCAGCTGGAGACCCTCAAGAGAGAGAACAAGAATCTTCAGC AGGAGATTTCAGATCTGACAGAGCAGTTAGGTGAGACTGGTAAGAGCATCCATGAGCTGGAAAAGGCCAAGAAGACAGTGGAAACTGAGAAGGCAGAGATTCAGACCGCCCTAGAGGAGGCTGAA gGCACCCTGGAGCATGAGGAGTCCAAGATTCTTCGTGTCCAGCTTGAGCTAAACCAGGTCAAGGGAGAGATTGACAGGAAGCTTGCAGAGAAGGATGAGGAGATGGAGCAGATCAAGAGGAACAGCCAgagagtcattgaatccatGCAGGGCACTCTGGACTCTGAAGTTAGGAGCAGGAATGATGCTCTGAGAATCAAGAAGAAGATGGAGGGAGACCTTAATGAGATGGAGGTTCAGCTAAGCCATGCCAATCGCCAGGCTGCTGAGGCCCAGAAACAGCTCAGGAATGTTCAGGGACAACTCAAG GATGCACAGCTGCACCTTGATGATGCTGTGAGAGGACAGGAAGACATGAAGGAGCAGGTGGCCATGGTGGAGCGAAGAAACGCTCTGATGCAGTCTGAGATTGAGGAGTTGAGAGCTGCTCTAGAGCAGACAGAGAGAAGCCGCAAAGTGGCTGAACAAGAGCTGGTGGACGCCAGTGAGCGTGTTGGGCTGCTGCACTCTCAG AACACAAGTCTCCTGAACACCAAGAAGAAGCTTGAGGCTGACCTTGTTCAGATCCAGAGTGAAGTTGATGACACTGTACAGGAAGCCAGAAATGCAGAGGAGAAGGCCAAGAAGGCCATCACTGAT GCTGCAATGATGgcagaagagctgaagaagGAGCAGGACACCAGTGCTCACCTTGAGAGGATGAAGAAGAATCTGGAGGTGACAGTGAAGGATCTGCAGCACCGTCTGGATGAGGCTGAGAATCTGGCCATGAAGGGAGGAAAGAAACAACTCCAGAAGTTGGAGTCAAGA GTCCGTGAGCTTGAGGCTGAAGTTGAGGCAGAGCAGAGACGTGGAGCTGATGCTGTTAAAGGTGTCCGCAAATATGAGAGGAGAGTCAAGGAGCTCACCTACCAG ACTGAGGAGGATAAGAAGAACCTCAACAGACTGCAGGATCTGGTTGACAAGCTTCAGCTGAAGGTCAAGGCTTACAAGAGACAGGCTGA